The proteins below come from a single candidate division KSB1 bacterium genomic window:
- a CDS encoding formylglycine-generating enzyme family protein — translation MSSLTLFGWSRMPDGKGSKPLEEKEIMVGGIEFIYVKGGTFQMGDQFSEGSDDELPVHPVRVNDFYMGKHEITFDQYDAFCEATGRNKPSDGDWGRGKRPVIYVSWRDATAFSEWLSEQTREKIRLPTEAEWEYAARARGKKVRFGNGKNIADPTEINFNASADYKQSYSVAGEYRRKTLPVGTFRPNSLGLYDMSGNVWEWCQDRYGEDYYTNSPEDNPKGPSSGSSYVYRGGSWSVFLPQLMRVCVRFGTSPDYRYFGIGFRVVRTF, via the coding sequence TTTTGGTTGGTCGAGAATGCCGGATGGGAAAGGATCTAAGCCCTTAGAAGAGAAGGAAATCATGGTAGGTGGCATTGAATTTATCTATGTCAAAGGTGGCACCTTTCAAATGGGAGACCAATTTAGTGAAGGTAGTGATGATGAACTACCGGTGCATCCCGTTCGGGTGAATGATTTCTATATGGGCAAGCATGAGATTACATTTGACCAATATGATGCTTTTTGTGAAGCTACAGGCAGGAATAAACCTAGCGACGGAGATTGGGGACGTGGGAAACGTCCGGTGATATACGTAAGTTGGCGTGATGCAACAGCATTCAGTGAGTGGCTATCGGAACAGACACGAGAAAAAATACGATTACCGACAGAAGCGGAATGGGAGTACGCTGCAAGGGCAAGGGGAAAGAAAGTACGCTTTGGCAATGGAAAAAATATAGCAGATCCAACAGAGATAAATTTTAACGCAAGTGCGGATTACAAACAGAGCTACTCAGTCGCAGGAGAATATCGCAGAAAAACGCTGCCGGTAGGCACCTTTCGGCCGAACAGTTTGGGCTTATATGATATGAGTGGGAATGTATGGGAATGGTGTCAGGATAGATATGGTGAGGATTACTACACTAACAGTCCTGAAGATAATCCGAAAGGACCATCCAGCGGTAGTTCCTATGTCTATCGGGGCGGCTCGTGGTCAGTGTTTTTGCCGCAGCTCATGCGAGTTTGTGTCCGTTTTGGCACCTCTCCCGATTATCGATACTTCGGTATTGGCTTTAGAGTTGTGAGGACTTTTTAA